One genomic window of Ictalurus punctatus breed USDA103 chromosome 23, Coco_2.0, whole genome shotgun sequence includes the following:
- the cops9 gene encoding COP9 signalosome complex subunit 9, which translates to MKPAVDEMFPEGAGPYVDLDEAGGSTGLLMDLAANEKAVHSDFFNDFEDLFDDDDIQ; encoded by the exons ATGAAGCCTGCAGTGGATGAAATGTTCCCTGAGGGAGCCGGACCGTATGTGGATCTGGATGAG GCAGGGGGCAGTACCGGGCTGCTGATGGATTTGGCTGCTAATGAGAAAGCCGTGCACTCCGACTTCTTCAACG aTTTTGAAGACCTGTTCGATGACGATGACATCCAGTGA
- the otos gene encoding otospiralin, which yields MKWCVLLCAFFMCFVANHLSGARVIPEGVPYDEPLARPYWPYSTSDFWNYIEYFRSIGAYNQINEMARTFFAHQNLGDTLGYEVAEQHER from the exons ATGAAGTGGTGTGTTCTGTTGTGCGCTTTCTTCATGTGTTTTGTTGCCAATCATCTCAGTG gggcTCGAGTCATTCCTGAAGGAG TTCCCTATGATGAGCCCCTGGCCAGACCCTACTGGCCGTACTCAACCTCTGATTTCTGGAACTACATCGAGTACTTTCGCAGTATCGGAGCCTACAACCAGATCAATGAGATGGCCAGAACTTTCTTTGCCCACCAGAATCTTGGTGACACTTTGGGATATGAAGTGGCTGAGCAACATGAACGCTAA
- the apodb gene encoding apolipoprotein Db produces the protein MKRVVVWMFSLTLVISVSSQVFHWGPCPTPLVQPNFELNRYLGKWYEIEKLPATYEKGTCIETNYSLRPDKTIRVVYVRTRKGKVRTAEGTAIVQNQREPAKLGVSFSYFTPYSPHWVLSTDYDSVALLYSCTEVLRLFHVDYAWILSRSRSLPPETIYHAKEVFSRDNIDVSRMVPTDQHGCEGGA, from the exons ATGAAGCGTGTCGTTGTGTGGATGTTTTCGCTGACACTGGTCATCTCAGTGTCATCTCAGGTCTTCCACTGGGGTCCGTGTCCGACGCCGCTGGTCCAGCCGAACTTTGAACTGAACAGG TACCTGGGAAAGTGGTACGAAATCGAGAAACTCCCAGCAACCTATGAGAAAGGCACATGCATCGAAACCAACTACTCTCTCAGACCTGACAAGACCATCAGAGTTGTTTATGTCCGGACACG TAAGGGAAAAGTGAGGACTGCTGAGGGAACAGCCATCGTACAGAACCAGAGAGAACCGGCTAAACTCGGAGTCAGTTTCTCCTACT TCACTCCATACAGCCCGCACTGGGTTTTATCCACTGATTATGACTCCGTGGCGCTGCTTTACTCCTGCACTGAAGTTCTCCGGCTGTTCCACGTGGACTACGCCTGGATTCTGTCCCGCAGCCGTTCTCTCCCACCAGAGACCATCTACCACGCCAAGGAGGTCTTCTCTCGGGACAACATCGATGTTAGTCGGATGGTTCCGACCGATCAGCACGGCTGTGAGGGCGGGGCttaa